In Bacteroidales bacterium, one DNA window encodes the following:
- a CDS encoding BsuBI/PstI family type II restriction endonuclease: MKNHIPNSKKPPHIQLKINEALEILEALGIPLDCSERRKERMAVCFMAVSGVTNDWSKARYDLFLRSRDIISFVNKNFEENISPGSYDDIRRQDLKLLVLGEMVINSGTENNFSTNSPTRAYAIHPDVQSLLIHYGTDNWSDELEKFKKGRLPLVEVLARRRDIKKIPVTLPDGKPIELSMGEHNILQKAIVEEFLPRFGKGCKVLYLGDTSHKLLHIEVEILKKIGFFELSHDELPDVIAFDAERNWLFLIEALVTSGPMSEVRLHELKSMLKACTAELIFVTAFLKRDDFRKWMPLIGWETEVWIMESPDHLIHFNGHKFLGPYK, encoded by the coding sequence ATGAAAAATCACATCCCAAATTCTAAAAAACCGCCTCATATTCAATTAAAGATCAATGAAGCACTTGAAATATTGGAGGCATTAGGAATACCGTTGGATTGCAGCGAAAGAAGAAAAGAAAGAATGGCTGTATGTTTCATGGCTGTTTCGGGTGTGACAAATGATTGGTCGAAGGCAAGATATGATTTGTTTCTAAGGTCGCGGGACATAATTTCATTCGTCAACAAAAATTTCGAGGAAAATATTTCGCCCGGTTCTTATGATGACATACGCAGACAGGATTTGAAACTGCTTGTTCTTGGCGAGATGGTTATCAACTCCGGCACAGAAAACAATTTCAGCACAAACAGTCCGACACGTGCTTATGCCATTCATCCCGATGTTCAATCATTGTTGATTCATTATGGAACCGATAATTGGTCCGATGAATTGGAGAAATTTAAGAAAGGACGGCTGCCTTTGGTTGAGGTTTTGGCAAGAAGACGCGACATAAAAAAGATACCTGTCACATTGCCTGACGGCAAACCTATTGAACTGTCGATGGGAGAACACAACATTCTGCAAAAAGCTATTGTGGAGGAATTTCTCCCAAGATTCGGCAAAGGATGCAAGGTCCTGTATTTGGGCGACACGTCTCACAAATTATTGCATATAGAAGTTGAAATATTAAAGAAAATCGGATTTTTTGAACTTTCACATGATGAACTTCCTGATGTGATCGCGTTTGATGCTGAAAGGAACTGGCTTTTCTTGATTGAGGCTCTTGTGACTTCGGGTCCTATGAGCGAAGTTCGACTGCATGAACTTAAATCCATGCTGAAGGCATGCACTGCCGAACTTATTTTTGTCACTGCATTTTTGAAAAGGGACGATTTTAGAAAATGGATGCCGCTGATCGGATGGGAAACCGAAGTTTGGATCATGGAAAGCCCCGATCATTTGATACATTTTAACGGACATAAATTTCTTGGACCCTATAAATAA
- a CDS encoding very short patch repair endonuclease: MDILTKEQRRRNMQAIRSQNTKLEQILGHALWNRGYRYRKCNKKVYGKPDFTLTKYRLAIFVDSEFFHGKDWETQKYNIQSNRAYWWTKIERNIERDIEVTEKLKLEGWNIIRFWGKDVKHNLSKCFELIESHTNGVAL; this comes from the coding sequence GTGGATATTTTGACAAAGGAGCAACGCAGGAGAAATATGCAAGCTATCCGGAGCCAGAATACCAAACTGGAGCAGATTCTTGGTCATGCTCTATGGAATAGGGGTTACAGATATCGTAAGTGCAACAAAAAAGTTTATGGAAAACCGGATTTTACCTTGACAAAGTACCGGTTGGCAATTTTTGTCGACAGTGAATTCTTTCATGGAAAGGATTGGGAAACACAAAAATACAATATTCAATCAAATAGAGCCTATTGGTGGACTAAGATTGAAAGGAACATTGAGCGGGATATTGAAGTAACCGAGAAATTAAAACTTGAAGGATGGAATATCATTCGTTTTTGGGGAAAGGATGTAAAACATAATTTGAGTAAATGTTTTGAGTTGATCGAAAGCCATACCAATGGTGTTGCTTTGTGA